The following coding sequences are from one Amyelois transitella isolate CPQ chromosome 23, ilAmyTran1.1, whole genome shotgun sequence window:
- the LOC106133050 gene encoding nucleolar protein 56 yields the protein MSKLYVLYEHSAGFALFRVAEFEELAAFLPQVEESVTDLQRFNSVVTLVAFQPFKSAVTALENINAISEGIVSEDLNLFLEGALPKKKKRSKCTLGVLDPKLGAAISEAMEIPCSHTGAVPEILRGIRYHFHALIKGLTQKACSVAQLGLGHSYSRARVKFNVHRVDNMIIQSIALLDQLDKDINTFSMRIREWYSYHFPELVSIVPENHLYTKCAEYIKDRKTLSEESLEPLTEILGDSEKAQAIVDASKMSMGMDISPVDLINIQMFAGRVVALSNYRKQISEYLHTKMNSVAPNLTTLVGDQVGARLISKAGSLTSLAKYPASTLQILGAEKALFRALKTRSNTPKYGLLYHSTFIGRAGVKNKGRISRYLANKCSIASRIDCFSENQTTVFGEKLRQQVEDRLKFYETGDIPKKNIEVMKEAIEEATQVAQDATASAKKKKKKKKKEQEETMDVD from the exons atg AGTAAGTTATATGTTCTTTACGAACATAGCGCGGGCTTCGCCCTATTCCGAGTTGCTGAATTCGAAGAGTTGGCTGCCTTTTTGCCTCAAGTAGAAGAATCTGTCACGGATTTGCAAAGATTTAATTCAGTCGTGACTTTGGTAGCATTTCAACCCTTCAAATCTGCAGTTACGGCTTTGGAAAATATCAATGCTATCTCTGAAG GTATCGTTTCTGAGGACCTGAACTTATTCCTGGAAGGAGCGTTAcctaagaagaagaaaagatCAAAATGCACTTTGGGGGTGCTAGACCCCAAACTGGGGGCAGCAATCAGCGAGGCAATGGAAATACCATGCTCACACACCGGCGCTGTCCCGGAGATCTTGAGAG GCATACGCTACCATTTCCACGCACTCATCAAGGGCTTGACTCAGAAGGCTTGCAGCGTCGCCCAACTGGGTCTCGGGCACTCGTACTCCCGGGCGAGGGTCAAGTTCAACGTGCACAGAGTAGATAACATGATCATACAGTCTATAGCGCTGTTGGACCAGCTGGATAAGGATATAAACACATTCTCTATGCGGATcag AGAATGGTACTCTTACCACTTCCCGGAGCTTGTGAGCATCGTTCCAGAAAACCACTTGTACACGAAATGCGCTGAATACATAAAAGACCGGAAGACCCTCTCCGAAGAATCCCTGGAGCCACTGACCGAGATCCTCGGGGACTCGGAGAAGGCCCAGGCGATCGTTGACGCTTCAAAGATGTCCATGGGAATGGATATATCGCCCGTGGATTTGATCAATATACAGATGTTTGCGGGGAGAGTTGTAGCGTTGAGTAATTACAG GAAACAAATATCAGAGTACCTTCACACGAAGATGAACAGCGTCGCTCCTAACCTGACCACGCTGGTTGGAGACCAGGTCGGCGCTCGGCTCATCTCCAAAGCCGGCTCCCTCACCAGCCTCGCCAAATACCCGGCGTCCACGCTTCAGATTCTtg GTGCTGAGAAAGCACTGTTCCGGGCTCTGAAGACTCGCTCCAACACTCCCAAGTACGGTCTTCTCTACCACTCGACCTTCATAGGCCGAGCTGGTGTCAAGAACAAGGGGAGGATCAGCCGGTATCTGGCCAACAAGTGCTCGATAGCCAGCAGGATTGATTGTTTCTCTG AAAATCAGACCACGGTATTCGGCGAGAAACTTCGCCAGCAAGTCGAAGATAGACTGAAGTTCTACGAGACTGGTGATATTCCGAAGAAGAATATAGAAGTTATGAAGGAAGCCATTGAGGAAGCCACTCAAGTGGCCCAGGACGCCACCGCCAGCgctaagaagaagaaaaagaagaagaagaaggaacAAGAAGAGACTATGGATGTGGATTga
- the LOC106133025 gene encoding uncharacterized protein LOC106133025: protein MGTITMQRDLVVALKKETSQNVGILSKLQPMPGDLSRQVFKENALDKPTQSFFNHLSYYLVCIIDSKAAGSFSWPLYDTKTERAYRNELSSFINDYSGKGLLSPVMSSYLVNPSCYKVTMLIFQMSQLAVQRVLLTKMKKNRQKELYDDMTKKYKQNKDGFMENIESETEAMLCKFSNYLRKRNAMEKIAELLRNKITEIEAKLENLNCQNYINSLVDNYLETHCVDEGFKHEILEIKNVNSLPKIFDDWLDAVDKEMDRLESEWDKKVSPFLKICQQSRDCTESLINRHTGEAERSSYTIEFNPSVDYICTKNLEEQVNSQQKYILRNIVKDNKLSFPSLIRGFLISISFMLKNAEIGNEIFKFNEYLEGGTKNYEEIVSAMRMLTERVFTAEARLEPSPLLTNESVSMKELAEIPPLPDLSDLKANRDLHSQLLFDTFTPFSESKHQFNLQRRNTYHLSKNQPRSLLSSSFQPPRDDFLKSLISCRVSTYDRSNVSNINNMSIISHTNKNNETIADCTSGFTKQQILRLLSTKKSSSSKKFKYKTERPNINVKKGGLFNESNVPNESCGLYRSHSSPNLFENREKRHVNRLHKRKLSIMQEDSPSMLEVSGIIRLDFGKDNSFGTPINGGDLNKIDDEDAASIPIVKVTDEQETISMFAKIEANLRDVEDFSPVLKDDRKSIESTQENSKLETPKNKAQLVKKTSSLEKIINRFKKVRANVISDRSREETEINTIVEEKENFNAVTVFAANKVLLPDLLSPSCSVLSVKGNYLDQLCLDIDEKEKRRPRESLGTALGVDQTFLDQFDLID, encoded by the exons ATGGGTACAATAACAATGCAAAGAGATCTCGTAGTGGCTCTCAAGAAAGAAACATCACAGAATGTGGGAATTCTTAGCAAACTGCAGCCAATGCCTGGTGATTTGTCGAGGCAGGTATTCAAGGAGAATGCCCTCGACAAGCCCACACAATCATTCTTCAATCACTTGTCATATTATTTAGTGTGTATCATTGACTCAAAAGCTGCTGGCAGTTTCTCGTGGCCTTTATACGATACAAAGACTGAGAGGGCTTACAGAAATGAGTTATCTAGCTTCATAAATGATTATAGTGGTAAAGGCCTACTATCACCTGTCATGTCTTCCTATTTAGTCAACCCTTCTTGCTATAAAGTAACCATGTTGATTTTTCAAATGTCTCAATTGGCTGTTCAGCGCGTTTTGTTGaccaaaatgaagaaaaaccgCCAAAAAGAGCTGTATGATGACATGACAAAAAAGTACAAGCAAAATAAAGATGGTTTCATGGAAAATATTGAGTCTGAAACAGAGGCTATGTTATGTAAGTTTTCTAATTACTTGCGCAAGAGGAATGCAATGGAAAAGATAGCAGAACTATTGCGCAACAAAATTACTGAAATTGAAGCTAAATTAGAGAATTTAAATTGTCAGAATTACATCAACAGTTTGGTCGACAATTATCTTGAAACTCACTGTGTAGATGAAGGGtttaaacatgaaatattagaaattaaGAATGTCAATAGCTTGCCTAAGATCTTTGATGACTGGCTAGATGCAGTTGATAAAGAAATGGATAGATTAGAAAGTGAATGGGATAAGAAAGTATCaccatttttgaaaatatgccAGCAGTCAAGAGATTGTACGGAGTCTCTTATTAACAGACACACTGGTGAAGCAGAGAGAAGTTCATACACAATTGAATTCAATCCATCCGTAGATTATATTTGTACTAAAAATCTTGAAGAGCAGGTCAATagtcaacaaaaatatattctacgTAATATAGTCAAAGACAACAAGTTGAGTTTTCCGAGTCTAATACGTGggtttttaatatcaataagtTTTATGCTGAAAAATGCAGAGATCGGAAATGaaattttcaagtttaatgAATATTTAGAAGGAGGCACGAAGAATTACGAAGAAATTGTATCTGCAATGAGGATGCTGACTGAACGGGTGTTTACTGCTGAAGCAAGATTAGAg CCATCACCCCTACTGACCAACGAATCCGTGTCAATGAAGGAACTCGCCGAAATACCTCCATTACCCGACCTGTCTGACCTGAAGGCTAACAGAGATCTACATagtcaattattatttgacaCATTCACACCATTCAGTGAATCAAAACACCAGTTCAACTTGCAGAGAAGGAACACTTACCATCTTTCCAAAAACCAACCTCGGTCCTTACTTTCATCGTCTTTCCAACCTCCCAGAGACGATTTCCTGAAAAGCCTTATATCCTGCCGTGTAAGCACTTACGATCGCTCCAACGTGAGCAATATAAACAATATGTCAATTATATcgcatacaaacaaaaacaatgaaacTATAGCCGATTGCACATCTGGATTCACGAAGCAGCAGATATTGAGGTTACTCTCAACAAAAAAATCGAGTAGCTCAAagaaattcaaatacaaaacagaaagGCCCAATATCAATGTCAAGAAAGGAGGATTGTTCAATGAATCGAATGTACCGAACGAAAGCTGCGGCTTATACAGGAGTCACTCGTCGCCTAATCTCTTTGAGAACAGAGAAAAGAGACATGTGAATAGGTTACATAAACGTAAGCTGTCTATAATGCAAGAAGATTCGCCATCTATGTTAGAAGTCTCCGGAATTATAAGGTTGGATTTTGGAAAGGATAACAGTTTCGGAACTCCTATCAATGGtggagatttaaataaaattgatgatgAGGACGCAGCGAGCATTCCTATTGTCAAAGTCACAGATGAACAAGAAACAATATCAATGTTTGCCAAAATTGAAGCAAACTTAAGAGATGTTGAAGATTTCTCACCGGTATTAAAAGACGATAGAAAAAGTATTGAATCGACACAGGAAAATTCGAAGTTGGAGACGCCGAAAAATAAGGCTCAGCTTGTGAAAAAGACGAGTTCTCtagagaaaataataaataggtttaAAAAAGTCAGAGCGAACGTCATATCTGACAGGAGTAGGGAAGAGACTGAGATTAATACAATAGTTGAAGAAAAGGAGAATTTCAATGCCGTTACTGTTTTTGCTGCAAATAAGGTCTTATTACCTGACCTATTAAGTCCAAGTTGCAGTGTGTTGTCAGTGAAGGGAAATTATTTGGATCAGTTATGTTTGGATATcgatgaaaaagaaaagagaaGGCCTAGGGAAAGTCTGGGAACAGCTTTGGGCGTTGATCAAACGTTTTTAGATCAGTTCGATTTGATTGACTGA
- the LOC106133028 gene encoding retinol dehydrogenase 14 has translation MFAWQSTYWIWLLPALMILGVIALVFGVLTILFMVKLYAQYTCGRYKERTKMDGKTVIITGCTSGIGKETAKELARRGARVIMACRNMDAAEKLKQQIIDATRNTEIIAKKLDLSSFASIRSFAEDINKTEKKLDVLIHNAGYAQTFKKAKSEDDIELTMATNHYGPFLLTHLLADLLKKSAPSRVVVVASSLYRLASFDLENPNPVDTLPGYLYYASKEANILFTRELARRLEGTGVTANCLHPGLIDTGIWRNVPAPLNWGLSLIIKGFFKTPYQGCQTSVMLAVDEKLEKVNGQYFSDCKESSLSAAASDPARARKLWEISEKIVKLEESDPKL, from the exons ATGTTCGCGTGGCAATCCACCTACTGGATTTGGTTGCTTCCAGCCCTGATGATCCTCGGGGTCATTGCCCTCGTCTTTGGGGTCCTGACCATATTGTTTATGGTCAAACTGTACGCTCAGTACACCTGCGGGAGATACAAGGAGAGGACTAAGATGGACGGGAAGACTGTTATTATTACAG GGTGCACAAGCGGAATCGGCAAGGAGACGGCCAAGGAGTTAGCTCGACGAGGAGCCAGGGTGATCATGGCTTGCAGAAACATGGACGCTGCGGAGAAACTCAAGC AGCAAATCATCGACGCGACCCGCAACACAGAAATAATAGCGAAGAAACTCGACTTGAGTTCTTTCGCTTCCATCCGCTCTTTCGCCGAGGACATCAACAAGACTGAGAAGAAACTAGACGTCCTCATCCACAACGCTGGATACGCCCAAACATTCAAGAAGGCCAAATCCGAAGACGACATCGAACTGACCATGGCTACAAACCATTACGGTCCATTTTTGCTTACACATCTCTTGGCAGATTTGCTGAAAAAGAGCGCGCCGTCTCGAGTAGTTGTCGTCGCTTCATCCTTGTACCGTTTGGCGAGTTTCGACTTGGAGAATCCTAACCCTGTCGACACCTTGCCAGGTTATTTGTACTACGCATCCAAGGAGGCCAATATCTTATTCACGAGGGAGCTAGCAAGGAGATTAGAAGGCACTGGAGTCACCGCCAACTGCTTGCATCCGGGCCTGATCGACACTGGCATTTGGAGAAACGTACCTGCTCCATTGAACTGGGGACTGTCTTTGATCATCAAAGGATTCTTCAAGACTCCCTACCAAGGTTGCCAGACCTCTGTCATGTTGGCCGTGGACGAAAAGCTTGAAAAGGTGAACGGACAATACTTTTCTGATTGCAAAGAGAGTTCACTATCTGCTGCAGCCAGCGACCCAGCCAGGGCGAGGAAATTGTGGGAGATTTCGGAGAAAATTGTCAAACTTGAGGAGAGCGATcctaaattgtaa